ATTTTTCAATTAAAATTCTAGAAATATTGATAATTCTTTCAGATTTTTGTTTATACATACCTGCTGGCTTGATTAGATCATATAGGTCCTCAGGATTCAATTTAGAAATCTCAAAAACATTTTTGTAACGAGAAAAAAGTGATTTAAAAGCTTTTTCGGTATTTTCATCTTTTGTTCTTTGAGAAAGCACCGTTTCAATCAAAACCTTAAAAGGATCTGTTTCAGAATTGCTACGTGGAAACATATTTATGATCTGTTCCGCTTCTTTTTTTATATCTCTCTTCATCTCTTCTCCTTTTATCATAAAGTTTTTGGAACCTTTTTAATAAGCTTGAAAGCTTGGTTCTTGTTAGCTTTAGCGCCCCTTCGCCCCGCTCCCCACCCGTTTTGCTGTTTTGGGGATTTACCCTTTTGCAGCCTTGTGCAAAAAGCTTTTTTATAATAAACTATGATTTTGAACTTGGGGTCTTAGGGGCTTGCCCCGTTTGGTGAACTCCCAAACTCCGATTTTAATAATTATTGATTTTTGTTCTTGGGGGCCTTGGGGGTTTACCCTTTTGCAGTCTTGTGCAAAAAGCTTTTTTAAGTTTGCCGCAGTGTGCAAACAATGTTTTTAAATGATTTTTTTGCTGAATTATGCAAAATCTGTCTTCAAATGGGTTTGTTTAGAGATTTTTGTTCTTGGGGAGTTTGAGGGGTTTACCCCTCAATGCCCGGGCTTGCCCTTTTGCTGATTTGTGCAAAAATCTTTACTAAAATGAAAAATTGGTTTTGGGGATCTTAAGGGGTTTACCCCTTAATGTTTAATGATAGTACCCAAATATTAAAATGACTAAATGATGAAATTAAGAAAAAAATTGTGGTAAAATATAATGAATTAGTTTTAATATAAACTATAGGAGTGACACCTTTGAAATCTTGTATAATTGCAACAGGTAATGAACTAACAGAAGGTATTATACTAGACAGAAACTCAAAATACGTTGCTGAAAAGCTTAAATATTTTGGATACGATACTTTAAAAATAACGAATGTAAAAGACGATTTATCTTTGATAAAATTATCCATTGAAGAAGCACTGAAAATGTGTGATACAATATTTATTACAGGTGGATTGGGACCAACACAAGACGATTTAACAGTTCAGGCTGTTTCTGAAATTTGTAATATAGATATTGTATTAAATGAAGATTTATTTGAGAAAATAAATCATTATTATTATAACAAAACCGGAAAATACCTAAGTGTTTTAAAAAAACAAAGCTATGTTTTAAAAAATGCCGATATACTACCAAATCCTATAGGAAGTGCACCCGGTCAAAAAGTTCATTTTAATGGTAAAACCATTTATTTATTGCCAGGACCGTATAACGAGATGAAATCAATTTTTGAGAAGTATATATATAATGAATTAAAAGGTAAAATGAAAAACGACCAAGTAGAATATTCACTTTATTTTTATGGTTTAACAGAAGCTGAATTAATGCAGGAAGTTTCAGTTATCTTAAAAAACACTGATTACTCTACTAAAATTGAAGAATACATTGGTCCAAGTTTGAGGATTAGAATGCAAAAAAATGCTGATTTTGAGCCTATCTTAAAAAAAATCCTATCTCAATTTAGTAAGCATTTTATTGGTTTTAAAAGTTTAGAAAGTACTTTATTTAACGCATTAATGGAATCTTCAAAGACACTTTCTTTTGCTGAATCATGTACTGGAGGGATGCTTTCGAATACATTGGTATCCATTCCAGGTGCTTCAAATGTATTCAAAGGTTCAGTGGTAACGTATTCTAATGATTCAAAAGTAAAATTATTGGAGGTTAAAAAAGAAACAATAGAGAAATTTGGAGCTGTTAGCGAAGAAACCGTCAAAGAAATGGCATATGGTTTGAAGAAAATCATGGAAAGTGATATTTGTGTATCTGTTAGTGGCATAGCAGGGCCAAGCTCAGGGAGTGAAGAAAAATCGGTTGGAACGGTTTGGTTTGGTTTTCTCACTAATGAAGATTTTGTTGCCGTAAAAGAAGTTTTTTCAGGGGATAGAGATGAAATTCGAAAAAGAGCCACTTACTTTGCTTTTTGGAATATTTTAAATTTGGTTCGAAATCAAAATCCTTAGAAAAGGGTGTAGAATACTTTGAAATAGGAGGGGATAGAATTGTCGAATTATGATGTATATTTAAATGTTTTTTTAGAGGAATCTAAAGAAAATATTCAAGAACTTAATGACCTTCTACTTGAACTTGAAAAAGATAAAAGTAACCTAGAAATAATAAACGATATTTTCAGAGTGATTCACACCTTAAAAGGTATGGCAGGTACAATGGAGTTTGACACATTGGCTAAATTTTCACACAAATTGGAAAATGTATTAGATTCATTAAGAAATAAAAAGATTGATTTAGCCGATGATCTGATGGATTTTTTGTTTAATGCCTCAGATGCATTAGAAGAAAGTATTTCAGATATAGCACAAGGAGGCAACGGCGATGTAGAAAAACTGGAAAAACTGTTGGAGAAAATAGACTCCTATGAAGAATCAACAGGTTCATCTAAACCGTCTAGGGATAAAACAAATGAAAAAGAAGAAAATCTAGATAAACAGAATAATGGCATCTATTCTAAAATGGACGACGAAACTAAGGAGCTTTTAGAGGATGTTTTTGAAAAAGCAAAAGAAAGAAATTT
The sequence above is drawn from the Petrotoga miotherma DSM 10691 genome and encodes:
- a CDS encoding CinA family nicotinamide mononucleotide deamidase-related protein, giving the protein MKSCIIATGNELTEGIILDRNSKYVAEKLKYFGYDTLKITNVKDDLSLIKLSIEEALKMCDTIFITGGLGPTQDDLTVQAVSEICNIDIVLNEDLFEKINHYYYNKTGKYLSVLKKQSYVLKNADILPNPIGSAPGQKVHFNGKTIYLLPGPYNEMKSIFEKYIYNELKGKMKNDQVEYSLYFYGLTEAELMQEVSVILKNTDYSTKIEEYIGPSLRIRMQKNADFEPILKKILSQFSKHFIGFKSLESTLFNALMESSKTLSFAESCTGGMLSNTLVSIPGASNVFKGSVVTYSNDSKVKLLEVKKETIEKFGAVSEETVKEMAYGLKKIMESDICVSVSGIAGPSSGSEEKSVGTVWFGFLTNEDFVAVKEVFSGDRDEIRKRATYFAFWNILNLVRNQNP